In one window of Episyrphus balteatus chromosome 3, idEpiBalt1.1, whole genome shotgun sequence DNA:
- the LOC129914332 gene encoding exonuclease 3'-5' domain-containing protein 2: MSASKKTTITNAALATIGVGIAFAIIKNRHKIIQQLKYAYNFRNPLRHKHIEVIETTDDCQRIVATLKKHCHEYRVLGFDCEWVTVGGKRRPTAMLQLASHKGLCALIRLCSLKTIPMSLRELLEDDKVIKVGIGAHDDAGKLSFDYGVGVASTFDLRYLAVLTNQKSEGLAKMSKSILNVPLDKNWRLVCSDWEANNLTTAQIEYAAKDAMVAVEIFKTLSDVLKKRRFWQSYSSNLEYVLEEIDAFVDVRFKDSFNKLNALAGNTSNSKKSAHIALKKPISRGISTRSKTLYDNCLLEAPDGELLCTCDRKKAQWYVDQNLAQEVSSNPYTVRLNFEPAGRAVGEVGRYYQTPKENQCVVCGRKDAYIRKNVVPREYRKHFPVVMKSHTSHDVLLLCPQCHQKSNISDLKIRTKLGKLCNAPYLNEEGAPKLVEIPELRQLRSAARALMYNSDRIPQWRKEELEKIILKNYSGAEQVTPEMLEECINKDITESFSDYTPHGSKVVQEYQEKFGGLIELEKLWREHFLNTMQPKYLPNLWNVNHNANRLEIRANEGRIEKDDMVIAGLDPSTLAEVTK; encoded by the exons atgtcggCAAGTAAAAAGACTACAATTACAAATGCTGCTTTAGCCACAATCGGTGTAGGCATAGCATTTGCTATTATTAAAAATCGACACAAAATTattcaacaattaaaatatgcGTACAATTTTCGTAATCCATTGCGGCACAAGCATATCGAAGTAATAGAAACAACAGACGATTGCCAAAGAATCGTAGCAACTCTTAAAAA GCACTGCCATGAATACAGAGTTTTGGGATTTGACTGTGAATGGGTCACAGTCGGTGGCAAACGCCGACCCACTGCCATGCTCCAGTTGGCATCACACAAAGGTCTATGTGCCTTGATACGCCTCTGTAGTTTAAAAACAATTCCAATGAGTTTGAGAGAACTTCTGGAAGATGACAAAGTCATTAAAGTTGGCATTGGTGCACATGACGATGCTGGGAAGTTGTCTTTTGATTATGGAGTTGGCGTTGCGAGTACCTTTGATTTAAGGTACTTGGCCGTCTTAACTAATCAGAAATCTGAAGGTTTGGCAAAAATGTCCAAATCAATATTAAATGTTCCACTGGACAAGAATTGGAGATTAGTTTGTTCGGACTGGGAAGCTAATAATCTTACAACAGCTCAGATAGAATATGCAGCCAAAGATGCTATGGTTGCAGTGGAAATATTCAAAACGTTGTCTGATGTTTTGAAAAAGAG ACGATTTTGGCAAAGTTATAGTTCAAATTTGGAATATGTGCTCGAAGAAATCGATGCATTTGTAGATGTTCGATTCAAAGATAGCTTCAATAAACTTAATGCTTTAGCTGGGAATACCTCTAATAGTAAAAAATCCGCCcatattgctctaaaaaaaccAATTAGTAGAGGGATCAGTACAAGGTCGAAAACATTGTATGACAATTGTTTGTTGGAAGCACCAGATGGTGAACTACTTTGTACTTGCGATCGGAAAAAAGCTCAATG GTATGTCGATCAAAATCTAGCCCAAGAAGTCAGCTCAAACCCATACACAGTACGCTTAAACTTTGAACCTGCTGGTCGGGCTGTTGGTGAAGTTGGGCGTTACTatcaaacaccaaaagaaaatcaaTGTGTTGTGTGCGGTCGAAAAGATGCTTACATTAGAAAAAACGTTGTACCTAGAGAATATAGAAAACATTTTCCAGTGGTTATGAAGTCACATACCTCTCATGATGTTTTGCTTCTATGTCCACAATGTCATCAAAAAAGTAACATATCCGATTTAAAAATTCGTACAAAATTAGGTAAACTTTGCAATGCACCATATTTAAATGAAGAAGGAGCACCAAAACTAGTTGAAATTCCTGAATTAAG ACAACTTCGATCTGCTGCAAGAGCCTTGATGTATAACAGCGATCGTATACCTCAATGGCGCAAAGAAGAATTAGAGAAAATCATTCTCAAAAACTATAGTGGTGCTGAACAAGTAACTCCTGAAATGTTGGAAGAATGTATCAATAAAGATATTAC agaaagTTTTAGTGACTACACACCACATGGCTCAAAAGTTGTTCAAGAATATCAAGAAAAATTTGGCGGTCTTATTGAATTGGAAAAACTTTGGCGAGAACATTTCTTAAATACAATGCAACCGAAATATCTACCTAACCTCTGGAATGTTAATCACAATGCAAATAG attagAGATTCGTGCAAATGAAGGAAGAATCGAAAAGGATGATATGGTTATTGCCGGTCTTGATCCATCGACTCTAGCCGAAGTCACtaaataa
- the LOC129916141 gene encoding probable ribosome biogenesis protein RLP24 yields MRIETCYFCSSKIYPGHGIQFVRNDCKIFKFCRGKCHKAFKKRKNPRKVRWTKAFRKAAGKELAIDPSFEFEKRRNVPVKYSRETWNKTLDAIKKVVEIKEKRQGQFVLDRLRKGREVEIQMDVKNVQQNISLIRSPAAGLKERRAKEDAQEAALMEEEDEENITYVDARELEKKLEEGALDEDLEMMAA; encoded by the exons ATGCGTATCGAAACGTGTTATTTTTGTTCCAGCAAAATCTATCCTGGACATGGAATACAATTTGTGAGAAATGACTGCAAA attttcaaattttgccgTGGTAAATGCCACAAAGCCTTCAAAAAGAGGAAGAATCCACGTAAGGTGCGCTGGACAAAAGCCTTCCGCAAAGCGGCTGGCAAAGAATTGGCTATCGACCCCAGCTTCGAATTTGAGAAGCGACGCAATGTCCCCGTTAAATATAGCCGTGAAACATGGAACAAAACTCTGGACGCAATCAAGAAGGTCGTTGAAATCAAGGAGAAACGCCAAGGACAATTTGTTTTGGATCGTTTGCGTAAGGGACGTGAAGTTGAAATTCAAATGGACGTTAAAAATGTCCAACAAAACATCTCACTTATTCGTTCGCCTGCTGCTGGTTTGAAGGAGCGTCGTGCCAAGGAGGACGCTCAGGAAGCAGCGCTGATGGAGGAAGAGGATGAAGAGAATATCACTTATGTTGATGCTCGTGAATTAGAAAAGAAACTTGAAGAAGGTGCGCTCGATGAGGATTTGGAGATGATGGCGGCGTGA